CTGTCCTCGAGCCGGCGGTTGGTGTCCTCGAGCGCTAAGACGCGCAGCCGCAGGCGCTCGGCCTCGGCGCGAAAGTCGCGGCGGTCGGCGGCACTGTCGAGCGTCTGCCGCAGGTTGACGCTGAGGGCGTAGGGCAGGTCGTGAGGCAGGGCCACCGCGCTCGACAGCGCCAAGGGCGCCTGCCCCACAAAGGCGACCGAGAGAAAGGTCAGGACCGCCAGGACCAAAAAGGTGTACCAGGCTTTCTCGAGGCTAGACAAGCTCGACCCCCAGCCCCCGTGCGGCCTCCAGCAGGTGAGAGAGGCTCAGGCCCACGACGTTGAAATAGCAGCCCTCGAGGCGACTGACGAGGGCCGCACCGTAACCCTGGACGCCGTAGCCGCCCGCCTTGTCGAGGCCCTCACCCGTTCTCACGTACCAGTCCTGTTCGCGCGCCGTGAGCGGCCGGAAGCGCACCGCCGTGGTGACCACCGCCGCGCTCTCCCGCCCCCCATAGAGCAGCGCGTGACCGGTATGGACGTGATGCACGCGGCCGGAGAGCCGCGCGATGAAGCGGCGGTTCTCCGCGGCGTCCCGGGGCTTGTTGAGGACGCCGCCGTCCACCACCACCGTGTCCGCGGCGATGACCAGTGCCTCGGGGTAACGCCCGGCCACCGTCCGCGCCTTCGCCAGGCTGAGGCGCTCGACCAGCCCCTCGGGCGCCTCGTTCTCGAGGGGCGTCTCGTCGATGTCGGCCGGGACGGCCCTGAAAAGGAGCCCCAACCTGCCGAGCAGCTCGAGGCGGCGCGGCGAGGCGCTTGCCAGCACAATATCCACAGTCCACTCCTAACCTCAGGTCACGGGGCCCAGTGGCCCTAACCTAGGTCACGGGGCCCAGTGGCCCTGACCTCGGGTCCTAGAGCCTGCGTGGCCCCAACCCCTAGTAGTCTATCAGCCTTCTTTTAACGGGTCATTGCCTTCACGATCCTTCGTGAAGGGTGGAAAGCTCACCGCGCCCTGCTCCGAAATGCCCTGCTCCGAAATGAGGTGCGCCCCAAGAAGTGGCGGGGGCAAAGGGCTTAGAATAAGCGCATGATCCGTCACGCCCTCGTCCAGTTCACGCCCGTCAAGGGCCAGTTACGCCGCAACCTGGCGCGGCTCAGCGAGATCTTGAGGCGGCTCGAGGAGGAGGAGGTCGGTGTGCTGTGCCTGCCCGAGACCTCGCTCTCGGGTTACTTTCTGCAGGCGGGGGTGCGCGAGCAGGCGATACGCGCCGAGGCGCTCTACGAGCTGCTGGGAGGTTGCCTCGCGGAGGCGGGCTGGAAGGCGCCCCTGGACATCTGCCTGGGCTTTTATGAACGCGACGGCGGCGACTTCTACAACAGCGCCCTCTACGCCGAGTTCGGCACCGCCGAGGCGGGCATCAAGCACGTGCACCGCAAGCTCTTCTTGCCCAGCTACGGCGTTTTCGACGAGGAGCGCTTCGTGACGCGCGGGCGGCACGTAGACGCCTTCGACACCCGCTTCGGCCGGGCCGGCATGCTGATCTGCGAGGACGCCTGGCACTCGAGCACCGCCGCCGTCCTGGCCCTAAAGGGCGCCGACGTCCTCTACATCCCGACCGCCTCCCCCGCCCGCGACTTCGCCGGCAGCGTCCCCGCCAACGCCCGCCGCTGGCTGGCGACCGCCGAGGGCATCGCCGCCGAGCACGGCGTCTTCGTCCTGACCAGCGGTCTGACCGGCTTCGAGGGCGGCAAGGGCTTTACCGGCCTGTCCAACGCCGTGGACCCGCGGGGCCGGGTCATCGCCGAGGCGCCCCTCTTTACGGAGGCGGTCTTGCTGGTAGACATCTTTCTCGAGGCCGTCGCCGTGGCCCGCTACGAGAACCCGCTCCTGGCCGATTTGCGCGCCAACCTGCCCGAGCTCGTGCGCGCCTTTGAGGAGGCGAACAGCCGACCATGACCGTCACCGAAAAAACGCCAGGCATCACCTTGATCCGCGCCGAGGGCCGCCCACAAGGGCGCCTCGAGCTCAACCTGCCGCTCGTCAGCGACTTTCTGATCGCCTTTTTGCGGGACGAGGTGGGCCGCAAGGGTTTCGACAAGGTCCTCGTCGCCCTCTCCGGCGGCGTGGACAGCGCCGTGACGGCCTATCTGGCCGCTCGAGCCTTCGGTCCCGAGAACGTTTGCGTCCTGCGCCTGCCCTATAGGACCTCGAGTCCTGCTTCGCTCGAGCACGCGGGGCTCGTCATCGACGATTTGGGCGTTCACAGCGAGACCATCGACATCACCGCGGCGGTGGACGGCTACGCCAGCCTCGCGCCCGGCATAACGCCGCACCGGAAGGGCAACCTCATGAGCCGGGTCAGGATGATGATCGGCTTCGACAAGTCGGCTCAGTGGGCCGCCCTGCCGCTCGGCACCGGCAACAAGACCGAGCGCCTCTTCGGCTACTACACCTGGCACGGCGACGACGCGCCGCCCGTCAACCCCTTGGGCGACCTCTTCAAGACCCAGGTCTGGGCCTTGGCCAAGCACCTCGGCGTGCCCGACGAGGTGGTCAGCAAGCCGCCCAGCGCCGACCTGATCGAAGGCCAGTCCGACGAGGGCGACCTGGGCATCAGCTACGAGCGCGCCGACACCATCTTGCTGCATCACCTGGCGGGTTACGAAGACGGCTCCATCCGCGGCCTGGGCTTCGAGCAGAGGGAGCTAGACCTGGTCAAGGGCAAGGTCGCCCAGACCCACTGGAAGCGCCAAGGGCCGATTCAAGCGATGATCTCGTCTACCGCCATCGGCGAGTTCTATCTGCGGCCGGTGGACTACTGACGGACCTGGGGATTGGGGTCCAGGAAAGACCATCCAGCCCTCTCCCAGCCCGCTCGAGGTGTGCTATGACCTGTGCTATGACCATTCCTTCTACTTTCGACATCCACGGCCTGATCCCCTTCTATCCCTGCCACGACCTCGCGGCGACCGCCGACTTCTACGGCCGTGACCTCAAGCTCCCTCTCGCCCGCGACCAGGAGACCTGCCTGATCTTTCGCGTCACGGCGGGCGCCTACCTGGGCTTTTGCCAGCATGACGGCCCGCTGCCGCGGCACCAGGGACTCATCCTCACGCTGCTTGCTAACGACGTGGACGGCCTCTACGGGCGGCTGCGCAGCTTGGGCGTCGAAACCGAGGGCGCGCCCCGGCTGAGCGAAGGCTACCGCATCTACCACTTTTTCGCGCGCGACCCCGACGGCTACCGCCTCGAGGTCCAGCGCTTCGTGGAGCCCCTTGACTAGGCGCGGCGACCTGCGCAAGAGGCTGCGCTGGCCGGTGCTGGTCTACTGGGGAGTCCTGCTGGGCGGGCTCTGGCTCTTTTTCGAGCTCGCCGACGAGGTCTACGAGCGCGAGGGCTTCTTATTTCGACGCGCCGCTGCTGACCCTGTTTTACGACCTGCAGAGCCCGGCGCTGACCGGCGTCATGTCGCTCTTGACCCAGTTGGGCTCGATCCACGTCTTGGCCGCGCTGTCGCTTCTCACGGCCGTCCTGCTGCGGCGCTTCTGGCGGCGCGAGGCCTTGTTTTTCGGGCTCAGCGTGGCGGGCGCGGGCGGCCTCATCCTCTTCGTCAAGGGCTTCTTGGCGCGGCCCCGGCCCGACCTCTTCGAGCCGCTCATGCACACGGGCTCCTTTTCCTTTCCGAGCGGGCACAGCCTGGGCACCGCGGCCTTCCTGTCGAGCCTGGCGCTGGTCTGGTGGCGGCGCAGCCCGCGCTACCGCCTGCCCTTCGCGGTCTTCGCCGCCCTCGCGGCGCTCGGCGTCGGCCTGTCGCGGGTCTACTTGCAGGTCCACTACCCCTCGGACGTCCTGGCGGGCTGGCTGCTCGGGCTCGCCTGGGTGCTCGAGCTCAACGCCTGGTTTGGCAGAGCGGCGGCCGGACGCCCTGACTGAGGGCTTTTGTTAGACTCGAGCGGCGCAAGCGTCACGCCCCGGCGGAGGCCCTGCCCCACGTGCGGGACCTGACCTCGAGAAGGAGAGCCATGAAACAGTTTTTCGCTGACTTCAGAGCCTTTATCGCGCGCGGCAACGTGATCGACCTGGCGGTGGCGGTGGTGGTGGGCGTGGCCTTTAGCGCCATCATCACCTCGCTGGTCGAGAACATCCTCATGCCCATCATCGGCCTCTTGGTGGGTGGGGTGGACTATTCGGAGCTGGCCCTTATCCTGCGGGGCGCCCAGCTCTACGGTTCGGTCGCCGAGGCCGAGGCGGCCGGCGCGCCGGTCTTGCGCTACGGCCTCTTTCTCAACGCCGTCATCAACTTTCTGATCGTCGCCTTCGCCATGTTCCTGGTGGTCCGCGCGGTGGTCCGGCTGCAAGCCCTGCGCCGGCTCGAGGCGGCGCTCGAGGAGGCCGCGCCGGCGCCCGAAGTGGTCCTTTTGCAAGAGATCCGCGACCTCCTGGCCGCGCAAGCGCGCCCCCAGGGCTGAGTCAAGGGGCGAGCAGCCGGGTCACGGCGCAAAGAGCAGGCGCGAAACGGTTTATACTCGGCACATGAGGCAGCGCGGGCAGGGTGAGCGGGCAGGGTGAGCGGGCAGGGTGAGCATGCAGGCTGACAGCAGCGGGAGAGACAGCAGCGAGAGAGACCGCCTCCTGAGCGACATCGCCGAGCGCTTCGGCACACCGACCTATGTCTACGACCTCGGCGAGGTGAGCCGCCAGCTCGGGCGCCTCAAGCTGGCCCTGCCGGGCGCCCTGATCTACTACGCGGTCAAGGCCAACCCCGCGGGCGCCGTCATGGGCCACCTGGCGCGGCAGGGTCTCGGCGCCGAGGTCATCACCCTGGGCGAGCTGGCGCGCGCCCTGCGCGCCGGCTTTCCCGCCGAGCGCGTCATCCTCGGCGGCCCGGCGCAACCAGAGGCGATGCGGGCGCAAGCACGTGAGGCCGGCGTCGCGCTGGTCAGCCTGGACAGCCCCTCGCAGCTTCAGGCCTGGGAGGCGCAGGGTAGTGCAGAGGACGGGGGAACGCGCTTTTTGCTGCGGCTCAACCCCGGGCTCGACCCAGGGACGCACGAGCACCTGGCGACGGGCGCCGCCGAGTCCAAGTTCGGCATGCCCTTTGACACCGTCGCCGAGCTCGCCGAAGGGCTGGCCGAGCGCGGGCGGCTCGCCGGCTT
This window of the Deinococcota bacterium genome carries:
- a CDS encoding VOC family protein — translated: MTIPSTFDIHGLIPFYPCHDLAATADFYGRDLKLPLARDQETCLIFRVTAGAYLGFCQHDGPLPRHQGLILTLLANDVDGLYGRLRSLGVETEGAPRLSEGYRIYHFFARDPDGYRLEVQRFVEPLD
- a CDS encoding beta-ureidopropionase — translated: MIRHALVQFTPVKGQLRRNLARLSEILRRLEEEEVGVLCLPETSLSGYFLQAGVREQAIRAEALYELLGGCLAEAGWKAPLDICLGFYERDGGDFYNSALYAEFGTAEAGIKHVHRKLFLPSYGVFDEERFVTRGRHVDAFDTRFGRAGMLICEDAWHSSTAAVLALKGADVLYIPTASPARDFAGSVPANARRWLATAEGIAAEHGVFVLTSGLTGFEGGKGFTGLSNAVDPRGRVIAEAPLFTEAVLLVDIFLEAVAVARYENPLLADLRANLPELVRAFEEANSRP
- a CDS encoding phosphatase PAP2 family protein, which gives rise to MSLLTQLGSIHVLAALSLLTAVLLRRFWRREALFFGLSVAGAGGLILFVKGFLARPRPDLFEPLMHTGSFSFPSGHSLGTAAFLSSLALVWWRRSPRYRLPFAVFAALAALGVGLSRVYLQVHYPSDVLAGWLLGLAWVLELNAWFGRAAAGRPD
- a CDS encoding Maf family protein produces the protein MVLASASPRRLELLGRLGLLFRAVPADIDETPLENEAPEGLVERLSLAKARTVAGRYPEALVIAADTVVVDGGVLNKPRDAAENRRFIARLSGRVHHVHTGHALLYGGRESAAVVTTAVRFRPLTAREQDWYVRTGEGLDKAGGYGVQGYGAALVSRLEGCYFNVVGLSLSHLLEAARGLGVELV
- a CDS encoding NAD+ synthase — protein: MTVTEKTPGITLIRAEGRPQGRLELNLPLVSDFLIAFLRDEVGRKGFDKVLVALSGGVDSAVTAYLAARAFGPENVCVLRLPYRTSSPASLEHAGLVIDDLGVHSETIDITAAVDGYASLAPGITPHRKGNLMSRVRMMIGFDKSAQWAALPLGTGNKTERLFGYYTWHGDDAPPVNPLGDLFKTQVWALAKHLGVPDEVVSKPPSADLIEGQSDEGDLGISYERADTILLHHLAGYEDGSIRGLGFEQRELDLVKGKVAQTHWKRQGPIQAMISSTAIGEFYLRPVDY
- the mscL gene encoding large-conductance mechanosensitive channel protein MscL is translated as MKQFFADFRAFIARGNVIDLAVAVVVGVAFSAIITSLVENILMPIIGLLVGGVDYSELALILRGAQLYGSVAEAEAAGAPVLRYGLFLNAVINFLIVAFAMFLVVRAVVRLQALRRLEAALEEAAPAPEVVLLQEIRDLLAAQARPQG